In Neorhizobium galegae, the following proteins share a genomic window:
- a CDS encoding polysaccharide pyruvyl transferase family protein, with amino-acid sequence MKAYYWESHHGNFGDDLNLWLWDVLLPGFRDVHPEVLLVGVGTVLNPVLLPAGQKKLVIGSGYGYGTPPDVADAAEWDVRAVRGPMTAAKLGISTDKAITDPAAMIADMPEFQNLPKIHKKTFIPHWESAEFGMWNAVCEPVGLTYLDPRGEAKSVIRHIAQSELIIAESMHGAILADAFRVPWVAVSSSRSINNFKWNDWAASVGTVYEPRYVPVSTRAEAVAKRSRFWGFSFDGQQPAHEPAPEPHSGEVITRPSSRTGLRGMAKQLLAAPSVLALWQASRAEPRLSPVEVLDERKERFRTMLEGIRRDYF; translated from the coding sequence ATGAAAGCGTACTACTGGGAATCGCATCACGGCAATTTCGGCGACGACCTCAATCTCTGGCTCTGGGATGTCCTGCTTCCCGGCTTCCGGGACGTCCATCCCGAGGTCCTGCTGGTCGGCGTCGGCACTGTCCTCAATCCGGTCCTGCTGCCTGCGGGCCAGAAGAAGCTGGTCATTGGCAGCGGCTACGGTTATGGCACGCCGCCTGATGTCGCCGACGCGGCGGAATGGGACGTGCGGGCGGTCCGCGGCCCGATGACGGCCGCCAAGCTCGGCATTTCGACCGACAAGGCGATCACCGACCCGGCGGCGATGATCGCCGACATGCCGGAATTCCAGAACCTGCCGAAAATTCACAAGAAGACCTTCATTCCCCATTGGGAATCCGCGGAATTCGGCATGTGGAACGCCGTCTGCGAGCCCGTCGGCCTCACCTATCTCGATCCGCGCGGCGAGGCGAAATCGGTCATCCGCCATATCGCCCAGTCGGAGTTGATCATCGCCGAATCCATGCACGGTGCGATCCTGGCGGATGCCTTCCGGGTGCCGTGGGTGGCCGTCAGCAGCTCCCGTTCCATTAACAATTTCAAGTGGAACGACTGGGCGGCATCTGTGGGGACGGTTTACGAACCTCGCTACGTGCCAGTCTCCACCCGCGCAGAAGCGGTGGCCAAACGCTCGCGCTTCTGGGGCTTCAGCTTCGACGGTCAGCAACCCGCGCATGAGCCGGCGCCGGAGCCGCACAGCGGCGAGGTCATTACCCGGCCGTCCTCGCGGACCGGCCTTCGCGGCATGGCGAAGCAGTTGCTTGCAGCTCCGTCAGTACTGGCGCTCTGGCAGGCAAGCCGCGCGGAACCGCGGCTCAGCCCCGTCGAGGTTCTCGACGAGCGCAAGGAGCGATTCCGGACGATGCTGGAAGGGATACGCCGCGACTATTTCTGA
- a CDS encoding glycosyltransferase family 2 protein produces the protein MAENASQTICVIIAVKNAAETIGIAIQSALNEARVSEVVVVDDGSTDATADVARKADDKSGRLTVVSFEKNRGPSAARNHAIAISSAPLIGILDADDFFFPGRFAPMLEEEGWDLIADNIAFIYEPGESVRPERFETRARTMSLVEFVEGNISKRGVKRGETGFLKPVMSRAFLDAHGLRYDENMRFGEDYDFYARALAKGARYKVIEHCGYGAIVRQDSLSSRHHTDDLRKFYEADDALLADPALSEEERAVIVRHRDHTRDRYELRAFLDIKSQVGNGAAIRHLLSRPQVLPAVATGIFLDKLDLLRARSSKPQVQPVGMRYLLPGIPAGQK, from the coding sequence ATGGCGGAAAACGCTTCTCAGACGATCTGCGTCATCATCGCGGTCAAGAATGCCGCGGAAACGATTGGAATCGCGATCCAATCCGCCTTGAACGAGGCTCGTGTCAGCGAGGTCGTGGTGGTCGATGACGGCTCGACCGATGCCACCGCCGATGTCGCGCGCAAGGCCGACGACAAGTCGGGACGGCTGACCGTTGTTTCGTTCGAAAAGAATCGCGGCCCCTCTGCCGCCCGCAATCATGCGATTGCCATATCGAGCGCGCCGCTGATCGGCATCCTCGATGCCGACGACTTCTTCTTCCCCGGGCGGTTCGCGCCGATGCTGGAGGAGGAGGGCTGGGACCTCATCGCCGACAATATTGCCTTCATCTACGAACCGGGCGAATCCGTCCGTCCGGAGCGGTTCGAGACCCGGGCGCGGACCATGTCGCTTGTCGAATTCGTGGAAGGAAACATCTCCAAGCGCGGTGTCAAACGCGGCGAGACCGGTTTCCTGAAGCCGGTGATGAGCCGGGCGTTCCTCGACGCCCACGGCCTCCGCTACGACGAGAACATGCGTTTCGGCGAGGATTACGACTTCTACGCCCGGGCGCTCGCCAAGGGCGCGCGCTACAAGGTGATCGAGCATTGCGGCTACGGTGCCATCGTGCGCCAGGATTCGCTGAGCAGCCGGCATCATACCGACGACCTGCGCAAATTCTACGAGGCGGACGACGCGCTCCTTGCAGATCCGGCGCTCAGCGAAGAGGAGAGGGCGGTGATCGTCCGGCATCGCGACCATACGCGCGACCGATACGAGTTGCGCGCGTTCCTCGACATCAAGTCGCAGGTGGGGAATGGCGCGGCCATCCGGCACCTGCTCTCCCGCCCGCAGGTCCTGCCGGCCGTGGCGACCGGCATCTTCCTCGACAAGCTCGATCTCCTGCGCGCCAGGTCGTCCAAGCCGCAGGTGCAGCCGGTCGGCATGCGCTATCTTCTGCCCGGCATACCCGCCGGTCAGAAATAG
- a CDS encoding exopolysaccharide production repressor protein produces the protein MYAPRVFISMTGTLLVFAVAAYFISGSLYTAFIQTLICAVLIQAGYFVAILYLVRREKQLRDAGVTSDAAATAKSSKDGSRREGLRADPAPHLPAGDT, from the coding sequence ATGTACGCGCCGCGCGTCTTTATCAGCATGACAGGGACTCTGCTCGTGTTCGCGGTGGCTGCGTACTTTATCAGCGGGTCGCTCTATACGGCATTTATACAGACCCTGATCTGTGCCGTCCTGATCCAGGCGGGATATTTCGTCGCCATCCTCTATCTGGTCCGCCGTGAAAAGCAGTTGCGGGATGCAGGAGTAACTTCGGATGCCGCTGCGACCGCCAAGAGCTCAAAGGACGGCAGCCGCCGTGAGGGGCTGCGTGCCGACCCCGCTCCGCACCTCCCGGCCGGCGATACCTGA
- a CDS encoding sugar transferase, whose product MKSATRSAGSPFSTSDQARMTLPTGGLAKRSFDITAATLALILFSPIFLMIAALVKFTDHGPILYGHPRIGHNGRIFKCLKFRTMAVNGDEVLRSHLKANPQAAEEWRATRKLKDDPRVTVVGTVLRKLSLDELPQLLNILRGEMSVVGPRPVVDEELNLYDSFAAYYLSTRPGLTGLWQISGRNDVSYDTRIAFDTQYVQNWSLIGDVAIIVKTIPAVCMARGSY is encoded by the coding sequence ATGAAGTCAGCGACACGTTCGGCAGGTTCGCCGTTCTCAACGTCAGACCAAGCCCGCATGACTCTCCCAACTGGGGGCTTGGCAAAACGCAGCTTCGATATCACCGCCGCCACCCTAGCCCTCATCCTGTTCAGTCCCATCTTCCTGATGATCGCGGCGTTGGTGAAGTTTACCGACCATGGCCCTATTCTCTATGGCCATCCTCGGATCGGCCATAACGGCCGCATATTCAAATGCCTCAAGTTCCGCACGATGGCCGTAAATGGCGACGAAGTCCTGCGGAGCCACCTGAAAGCCAACCCGCAAGCCGCGGAGGAATGGCGAGCGACGCGCAAACTCAAAGACGACCCCCGCGTGACGGTTGTCGGCACCGTGCTGCGCAAGCTCAGCCTCGACGAGCTTCCGCAGCTTCTCAACATTCTGCGGGGTGAGATGAGCGTTGTCGGCCCTCGCCCTGTGGTCGACGAGGAACTGAACCTCTACGACAGCTTTGCGGCCTACTACCTGAGCACGCGCCCGGGCCTCACCGGGCTTTGGCAGATCAGCGGCCGCAATGACGTTTCCTATGACACCCGTATCGCGTTCGATACCCAATACGTCCAGAACTGGTCGCTCATCGGTGATGTCGCCATCATCGTGAAAACGATCCCCGCCGTCTGCATGGCGCGCGGCAGTTACTGA
- a CDS encoding polysaccharide biosynthesis/export family protein, translating into MQTQTASARGLRALCFLAGAITVALAGSATADEAGYRLGVMDKLRIRVAEWQPADGTIRNWDAVSGDYTIGPTGSLSLPFIGDLPAAGKTAGEVAKTIGEELRGKFALRNLPSASVEIAQFRPVFLAGDVHTPGEYPFTPNLTVLKAISLAGGLLRSDSGQRFARDFINARGDASVYDSERGRLLARRARLLAEVAGATDLKVPPELKDVNNAEKLIASEASLMKSRRDRYELQLKALTDLRSLLENEVQSLSQKAETQKRQLQLVSEDREKMAKLTEQGLATSSRRITAEERAATIEGNLLDIDTSTLRAKQDINKANQDEINLRNDWEAQRAQELQNTDAELEKLGLQLGTSHELMSEAVAQSAEALKFDTSGKSATIKYTVVRDNGQGPKEVVVGENDKLQPGDVVKVTAELLMQ; encoded by the coding sequence ATGCAGACACAAACCGCCTCCGCGAGGGGCCTGCGTGCTTTATGTTTTCTGGCCGGTGCGATCACAGTCGCTCTGGCCGGTAGCGCGACTGCGGACGAGGCCGGCTATCGTCTCGGCGTGATGGACAAGCTGCGCATCCGCGTCGCGGAGTGGCAGCCGGCCGACGGCACGATCCGCAACTGGGATGCGGTGAGCGGCGACTATACCATCGGGCCGACCGGATCGCTCTCGCTTCCCTTCATCGGCGACCTCCCGGCGGCCGGCAAGACGGCGGGCGAGGTGGCGAAAACCATCGGCGAGGAGTTGCGCGGCAAATTCGCGTTGCGTAACCTGCCGTCGGCTTCAGTGGAAATCGCCCAGTTCCGGCCGGTTTTCCTGGCCGGCGACGTACATACGCCGGGCGAATATCCCTTTACTCCCAACCTGACCGTGCTGAAGGCCATCAGCCTCGCCGGCGGCCTTCTCCGATCCGATTCTGGCCAGCGTTTCGCCCGCGATTTCATCAATGCTCGCGGCGACGCCTCCGTCTACGATTCCGAGCGCGGCCGGCTTCTCGCTCGCCGTGCCCGGCTGCTGGCGGAAGTCGCCGGCGCCACCGACCTGAAAGTCCCCCCGGAACTCAAGGACGTCAACAACGCCGAAAAACTGATCGCCAGCGAAGCCTCGCTGATGAAATCGCGGCGCGACCGGTACGAACTTCAACTCAAGGCGCTGACCGACCTGCGCTCGCTGCTCGAAAACGAGGTCCAGTCGCTCAGCCAGAAGGCCGAGACCCAGAAACGGCAGCTGCAGCTCGTCAGCGAGGATCGCGAAAAGATGGCGAAGCTGACCGAACAGGGGCTTGCGACATCCAGCCGCCGCATCACCGCCGAGGAAAGAGCCGCGACCATCGAAGGCAACCTCCTCGATATCGACACCTCCACCCTTCGCGCCAAGCAGGATATCAACAAGGCGAACCAGGACGAGATCAACCTGCGCAACGACTGGGAGGCCCAGCGCGCCCAGGAACTGCAGAACACCGATGCCGAACTCGAAAAGCTCGGTCTGCAGCTCGGCACCAGCCACGAACTGATGTCGGAGGCCGTGGCTCAGTCGGCCGAGGCGCTGAAATTCGACACTTCGGGCAAGTCTGCTACCATCAAATACACGGTGGTGCGGGACAACGGTCAGGGACCGAAAGAAGTTGTCGTCGGCGAAAACGACAAGCTTCAGCCCGGCGACGTCGTCAAGGTCACCGCCGAGCTCCTGATGCAATGA